The genomic segment ATAAATCTTCACAAATAAAAAACGCTACTTCAACCTTAACTACAACTACACTATGCTAGTCTTGTTGATACATTATTCCAAAATTATTGTACCTTATGCCTAGTACAACAACTTTTCGTATGTAAGAGCTCATTTGCGGCAATTTACAAGTAGTATAATATACATTTTGACATGTGATTTCGTGTCATAATTCTAAATTAGCTTGTATAtgtggttttgaataattatttgaaaTCATTTTGCGGGTTGATACGTGGCAATTTCTTAAAtgatatttattaattttgaaagatgaataacACTTATTTTACTCTATATTTATTATCGAACAAGAATTtaagattattttaatttttgtatatattaattCCTGAAGCTTTTATAGcatgtaaaaattattttgttttagcTTAAATTTTGTGGATCGATGGGTGACAATCTATAAATTTATATTCAATTCTTTTCGAAAGACGGATggcaaattttttattttactccttACATGTCACAAAatatgaattcaattttttttttaaatttcatatacaTTAGCTCATAAATTTTCTAATGTATATGATCAACTCTATTTGAGCTAAAATTTTGTGGATATATCAGTGACAACCTCATCCTAACATATCTTAAAgggataattatttttttactagaGAATGGATTATTTTAACCATTTGGTTCTAAaacaaatatgaaattcatatattTAGATTCAAAAAACAATTAGTATTACTAAATAtaacaagacaataaaattctaaatagaaaaaatagtagtatattgttatggtttgggggtaggggtgggggttaAGTGGGGGGAGGGCGGGGGGTCAAAGATTTGCATTTCGCCATTTCCTGGGAGGTTCCCTGGAAGACAGTCAAAACTCCCAAATTCCTTAACTTCTACAAACATACAACTCAactcatttcagacagtttagatcTGAAACAATCATttccaaaacaacaacaagacaaaaaattcaaaaactctttTGTACAATTTCTCAGTAAATCTTGGCTTTTACATAAACCCCATATTCAAGATTGTCTCAAATCAGACAAAGAACatataaagatttgatttttgaatGTATAAGATTGGAAAAACATGATGGAACTCAAAACCCTTAATTCAGTTCCACCTATAAAACCACCACCAGGTCACAATCTCTTTCCTACACTCAATTCACCTGAAAAGACTCTAACTTTCCACAAGTTTTTGGTTCTTTTCCTGACTTTTATAGCATATGCAGCTTTTCATGCCTCTAGGAAACCACCAAGTATAGTAAAATCAGTTCTTGGACCTGAGGTGAGAGTTGTTAATGGAACTGATGGGATGATTGTTGGGAATGGGTGGGTTCCATTTGAGGGTCCTAGTGGGCCACATCGTTTAGGGGAACTTGATCTTGCATTCTTGTTAGCATATTCAATTGGGATGTATTTTGCTGGACATATTGGTGATAATATTGATTTGAGGATTTTCTTGACTTTTGGGATGTTGGGTAGTGGGGTGTTGGTGATTGGTTTTGGTTTAGGTTATTTTCTTGATGTGCATTGGCTTGGATTTTTTCTTATTGTTCAGATTTTATGTGGGCTTTTTCAGTCTATTGGATGGCCTTGTGTTGTTGCTGTGATGGGAAATTGGTTTGGGAAGGCTAAAAGGGGGTTGATAATGGGGGTATGGAATTCGAATACGTCTGTTGGTAATATTATAGGTTCTTTAGTTGCTTCATCTGTGTTGAGTTTTGGTTGGGGTTGGTCTTTTTTATTGCCTGGAATATTCATTTTGGTTGTGGCAGCTTTAGTTTATGTGTTTCTTGTAGTGAGTCCTGATCACGTTGGTCTTGAATTGGCTTCGAAGGAGATTGAGATGAATGTCGAGGGAGTTGCATTGGTGGGGTCGGAGACAGGTGAAGCGGGAGAGGAGGGAGTTGTGGAACCTGAAATGGAGGGTGCTGGTGCAATTGGGTTCTTGCAAGCATGGAAGTTACCAGGAGTAGC from the Capsicum annuum cultivar UCD-10X-F1 chromosome 9, UCD10Xv1.1, whole genome shotgun sequence genome contains:
- the LOC107840805 gene encoding putative glycerol-3-phosphate transporter 5, encoding MMELKTLNSVPPIKPPPGHNLFPTLNSPEKTLTFHKFLVLFLTFIAYAAFHASRKPPSIVKSVLGPEVRVVNGTDGMIVGNGWVPFEGPSGPHRLGELDLAFLLAYSIGMYFAGHIGDNIDLRIFLTFGMLGSGVLVIGFGLGYFLDVHWLGFFLIVQILCGLFQSIGWPCVVAVMGNWFGKAKRGLIMGVWNSNTSVGNIIGSLVASSVLSFGWGWSFLLPGIFILVVAALVYVFLVVSPDHVGLELASKEIEMNVEGVALVGSETGEAGEEGVVEPEMEGAGAIGFLQAWKLPGVAPFAFCLFFSKLVAYTFLYWLPFYLRQTVVAGVQLSHQNAGILSTIFDIGGVVGGVLAGVTSDIIEARGVTSIVFLLLSIPSLLCYRIYGSVSMFTNITLMLISGALVNGPYSLITTAVSADLGTQSLIKGNSRALATVSAIIDGTGSVGAALGPLLAGYISTRGWNSVFFMLILSITIASLFLIPIVNNEIKEKLNEGKWLWISVIKR